The DNA sequence atgggtagttaggttggcACTtgattgtataggtcattatgtaggttaggtgggaaggtTTAAGTTCATCAAAGATCCAAGTTTTAAgcccactagccatatatgatcctaccttgaccctaaccccattacaacctaaggagaagacctcatgatagatgtatgcatgcatgaaatacatgttgattgttagaagaagaacaaaccttagaaagcatgattaggggagaattgagagagttaaccctaaacacttgagcgactagatTGCAAatacttccggtgagggttcgaagCTCAATCCTTTGATTCCCGGCTCCTGCGAGCATTCCTCGTGCAAGGTTGCATAAACTGCATTTTAATGCTTAGAATTTGACAAGATCCATGCATTGGCCACCATTGTACCCCATGAGCTTACACATGTCATAAGAAAGCTGATTTGTTCCCAACCAAGTAGATAACGGCATTAGTGTAGTTACTTGCATATGagtaggttgcatctcataagTCCTATTCGTTTGTCACCCCAATCTTCTATGTTCCTTTGCATTCtcctaagcatgaggacatgctagaatctaagtgtggggaggttgacaaaccccattttgagggtttgtcTTGTGCTAATTTCAAAGGGTTTATCAATGATTTCACACATTTTCTGCATGAAGTATAAGGATTTGCATTCTTTTCCTAGTTTTGCCTCATAAaggaaaacatgcttatttcgCACCAAAATAGACACATTTCTAATCTCtccttgatgccattcgatgccgtgactcgTGTGCTAAGTGGTTTCAGGACATAGACTGGGAATGAACAGGAAAAGATAAGGAAGaagggtgcaaagaaaggaaGCATGAGAATTGAAGCTTTGGAATTTCCGTAtgggcgcgcgcgcgcacctggcgcgtccgCGCGGATGAGAGCAATGCGAAGCCGAAGCCACAAGCCAAACCACGAGCCGATTAGAGTAGCGGCTAAGCCAAGATCctcatggacgcgtacgcgtacactCCGCTTCCGCGCACTCCAGAACCGCATCcagggcgcgcacgcgtaccttgcgcgtgcgcgccgatgttcgaaaaaagatttttttttaaagtcacgtgacttaggcgtggagttGGTTAGAGATCCCAACTTTTGAGGAGTGCTTTGGCGGGAAAAGACTTAAGAGGACCAAGGGGGCAAGGGTTGAAGGGACCTAGTTCATTTTTTAGTTTTGGGAGATTTTTTGGGAGTTAGTTACATtgttagagagagaaactccaacttctctctaggattcatcaaCCTCTCTCAAGTTTTCACTAGGGTTCTTCTTCATCAAAATTCTGGATTTTTACTCATttcttggtgagatccattgcaactttcatttcactttgttcatgtaaTAGGTTTTCTCTTCAAATTTCAAGTGTAGTTGTAATTGTTGACATTCCTTGGGTCTAGGATTCAACTCTATGAATTTTGGATTTCATTAATGTTTGAGGTTTTAATCatcattgttgttctttgatGCTTGTTGCTAATTCCTTATGTTGCAATATTTTCTTAATcctacttttcttttcatttcactaTGACTTTCCTTTTTgctcatcacatgtttgataaaatgtcaatactagctatggagtagaacttttatacttggcatagggtttggtcatTGGAATGAATTGAATAGTTATATCAAGGGTTGATTTGAAGTTAGAGTTTGCCAATTGCCTTGAAGTGCACTAAAACTAGATTCCCATAAGGTGAAGCTagaacttgtgactcaagtCAATTGTTTCCATTTGACTTTCTTCTATATTTAGGGGATGACTAAACGGAGCAAAGTCTAACGGCTATCAACAATGAGCGAACTATAATGATAAAGacttctaatgccaaccctaagtcaagtccttttgataattgattgttgtttctcattacttgctaagaccttcaagaactcaacaaagcttactaaatcaataagatgcacactttggcaattccaagggagaacgactcgggagattaatactctcggttatagattgtagatttgtttggcgatggattttgtgttggtttagactatactacgattgatcacttaACAAATTCTATACCAACAAAAGTCCATTTGTCAGGTATCATACTTACCTCGATCCTGTCGTGGCCAACCCGTATCTGCGGCTCTCCCACGCGAACAATCCCTAGACATATGTCCCGGTGCTCCACATCGAAAACACATTCCCAGTCCGTACCTGCGCGGCTCTTCTGGAGTGGTCTCACCAAAGCCTTCCTGTAGCAGTGTCCACTTCATGGAGCAATCCTCAGCGAGCTGGCTCTTCTTAACCAACTCAGTGAAATTTGTTAGCTTTTGTGGATACACGTAATTAAAGATATCTCTCCTTAGTCCTTTCTCATACTGagcacacttccattcctcataatCAGCTGGATTTCCTTGACAAGTTTTTGAGAAACGGCACAGGTTGTCGAATTCACGGGTATAGTCGGCAACGGACATATCCTTTTGCTTCAGCTGCATTAACTCCAATTCCTTTGCAATGTGAAACGCATGCAAGAAATATCTCCCATAAAACTCTGTCTTGAATCTATGCCAAGAGACATCCGTTAACTCCACCTGCAAGGTATGACACAATTCTTGCCACCAATTCTGAGCATCTCCTTCCAACATATGAGTCACTATCTCTACTGACTGTACTTCAGGAACATGCTGAGTGTACAAAAACCTCTCCACTTCTCGAAACCACTGATCAGCCTCCAGGGCATTGGCGTTTCCGTTAAACCGAGGTGGACCATTCTTGAGGAAATCAGTAAGGGTCATTGACTTATAGTATCGACTTATGTTACTCGTACTAGCACTAGGGTTTCCACCTCGACGTCCTTGCACTGGTTCAACCTCGGGATTTTCTCTCCGTATACCTCGTTCGGATCCACGAGACGACATCTGGTCCCttttcacaccaaacaagtgatattaagttgatcagtctcaatatcgcaagTTTAATGCTTCAagttccaaatgcatgctcatgaacgtttatgccacatatatcaatcagatatcctaatagcacataCACACACCCAGAGTATGCCCAAaagcataatcagtccatccctcaggctctactggaacgaactgctctgataccataatgtaacaccctaccacacagggccttacgcttaagtcgtaaagcagaggtggcaaggtattacgacctctaaaagaaaaTGATATCTACATAGATATAGTTGGGTGAAATCAtatctaggagccttgaagaacaagctaaacaaattaataaacagaaaatcgtGACACACTCGCATGGACATTCGTAAAACGGATAGGTAAAATCGAAAGATAACtgaacacatatatatacatatcagagttccaaaactcagatagcaagctccagactcgacctgcgaagctaaggccgTCCAGAGTAcataattatgtatatatacaacccaaaataaaactcaaaccacaaaataaacccctgtatctccaagtcgacctctaggagggacaaaacacaaaatatacatgcggagattctataaacatatatacatagcctaaaacaaaatatgacAGTCCAAAAGACAGTTCTTCGCTCGTAAGGAGGATACCCAAATGCTCAACGAGGtgtctctcgacctgcatctgaaaaacaacaacatagtatgggatgagaaccggaggttctcagtatggtaaaggtgcccacatagttaatataaaaggtctcgGGAAAGCCAGAGGCATTCCTAAAACTTCGACACTCAGATTTCAGCTTAAGAATTCAACTAAACCGGAAGTTAGGTAAATTGTCTAAGGTGTTCTAGTTCTAAATCTAACTTTAACTTAATACTTCACTTTCTGACTCCTCCAATCCTCCGAGACATTGGTGGAACAACCCTCTCTCCTCACACCTTCGTCAAGAGGAATTTCCCAAAAACATACACATACAATTCAAGCAAGGAAAACACAGATAGAGAAGcatttacagcaagtagaacaagtagcagatAAGCGGAATTAAATAGTTAAacaaaccaaaacaatgcacgctcaagcaaacaaacaaatgcatatgatgtatgcctgtcctatggctgatgagcctcatctgtcggttatacagccaacccgacaagtcctggtagttaaccattggacagtccctctgtgcgcgcatccccaagctcaataatattccatggagtcaaactccaagctcaaatataatattccatggagtcacactccaagctcaataatatagtattccatggagacgaactccaagctcaataatagtattccatggagacgaactccaagctcaaatagAATATtcgatatttatatatatatatatatgcatgcccatgggggaatccggggagttaaagtgcccggtcacatcttgcgacagagggtcaacaaatagtctcaaatatacaagccacataataatctctttcccttttaaaatattacctcaaatcaaactccaattcttaaagaaattttTGCAATATCTCCTCTAAGACTCAAATTtctgccacccttcaagggtcccaactatcaaaccaaacacctctcagtcactcaaatcatttccagtaacaaattatttcataatcaaacaaataccaatattaaatctttttccaaaccGACCAACTTCAACAGCAAATTATTGACAACAGCTAAACCTCACATTTTATACCATATACACAAACCATCAATTATTCACTCAGTTCATCcctatcttaaggtcttctagcataagttttcacgtgacattaaatattaactacaagaaaccaaaaccataccttcgtacgaaatcaaaatattcaaagctcTGGAGAAACTTTCTGACCGAgctatcgaagaagaaaacgtcCAGAATCGTCTTTGCCTCCTAAAACTCTCGTTGGCCAAATCCAAAGGAAAGAGGAACTACGTCATTGTCAACTTCCACTAATCAAAAATAGTGTCAACGTGTAGAGGAGGAGGTTACGAATACTCTTACcagattagattttttattggagttacggatCGTAAGAAATCGAAGCCGAAAGGTTAGAGGAGATTTACGTTCTTACACTTCTCTCTCTCGGTCACTCTTCTCTCTCGTCTCTCATTCTTTCGTTTTctgtatatatacatatatgtatGGCGGCGTAAATATAATAATGGTAATAAAGTAAATATTACTTATTCCTTCATATGATACTATTATATATAAAGCTAGCTAATGATATAATAAAGCTAACAATTCTCATAACTATTTATTACATATATGTATACGTATAGAAAGGCTTTTCATTAGCTAAAGGGCTGCCGCCTTGCGTACATgcataataatagtaataataataataataataataataataatataattaatgtaataatatatatatatatatatatatatatatatatatatatatatatatatatatatatatatccaacGTAATCCATAATTGAAGCCGCCTTTTACTTCCATGCTTTATGATTagtaatactaataataataacaatagtAATGATAattatgtaataataataataataataataataataataataataataataataataataataataaacgtaatagtaataataataatacaattatagcaataatatttataaagCTGAAAGTATAtgagttattaatataaatgatATTAGTAATTTAAGGATAAAAGATATTTGGTGAAATATTAGTAAAGCTAAGCTCACCAAAGAGTACTGatatttattcatataattaagTATCAAACTCGATAATAATATTATGATCTAaactctatttttaaataattacaatatcaattattcaaattaaaatatacatataagtttcattatttataaattactggaattataattttaattatgtaaaatatttcatcataaaatatttatatatataaaaatatgaatttgattgaattcaaataattataaaattagttcaattactgataataaaataatttctaatggTAAAAAAAACTCCaatttatgaaataaattataacttatttatattttatatttttaaaactgaaGGTCGCTACATAATTCCTTTGGGggatatttagaatctagtgattctttttcttgttccaaattttttatagctttcttagcctttagacatcctgaccaggttatgtctgaagcatctgtttctactattaagtagtcattttcttctggaatataaagttctggaagtttttcacataattctttaattctttgaatttgtatactatctttttcatcagatttccattcttttttagtacttatttttggaaataagcttttagtgtattctgttatattctttaaaaatccttgatccgaaatataatttatacaccctaaaaatctttgtaattgttttctatcttctattctGTTAGGgaataaatttaccttttctagaacatttggttgaagttttagctttccttgagtggatagaattaatccaagaaactctatttcttgttttgctattcttgctttctttttgctaagaactaatcctttctgtttacatctttctaaaactattaataatttttgaagatgatcctctttatcctattttgtaaaaattagtatatcatcaatgtatactaaaacaaattcatttaactcttttagattttcttccataaatctttgataaatacctggggcttgctttaatccgaatggtaatacattccattcataaag is a window from the Arachis stenosperma cultivar V10309 chromosome 3, arast.V10309.gnm1.PFL2, whole genome shotgun sequence genome containing:
- the LOC130965739 gene encoding uncharacterized protein LOC130965739 codes for the protein MSSRGSERGIRRENPEVEPVQGRRGGNPSASTSNISRYYKSMTLTDFLKNGPPRFNGNANALEADQWFREVERFLYTQHVPEVQSVEIVTHMLEGDAQNWWQELCHTLQVELTDVSWHRFKTEFYGRYFLHAFHIAKELELMQLKQKDMSVADYTREFDNLCRFSKTCQGNPADYEEWKCAQYEKGLRRDIFNYVYPQKLTNFTELVKKSQLAEDCSMKWTLLQEGFGETTPEEPRRYGLGMCFRCGAPGHMSRDCSRGRAADTGWPRQDRGKYDT